Below is a window of Manis javanica isolate MJ-LG chromosome 2, MJ_LKY, whole genome shotgun sequence DNA.
ATGTGGCCCCCTCGATGTGCTTCGTCTGCATTCCTTTTGAGGAGGGCAGCCGCCTTCTGCTGGATGCAGCATGTGACCCCCCTGTAGTCGCGGTGCATTGACTCTTGGTAAGTCACCCGTGGCTGCAGAGGCCAGGAGAGAGCCATGGCCCCAGTGAAGGAGAACTGTGAGTCAGAGGTCAGGGCTTCAGGTCCCAGCGCCGCCCTTCAAAGAGCGGGGTCGCCAAGCCACACACGCATGTCTGCGCACCTGTCTGGATGGGACGGCCTGTCCCACCTCGGGAGTTTCGTGATAGTTACAGAGAAGGCTTGGCTTGGGCGAGGCTGAGTGCATGCGGGGGGTTTCCATGGTGTCCCcttgggcagggcaggggctgtgccAGGGAAGCTGCCCGCCAGAGCTCCTGCGGTGGCCAAGGGCAGTGAGGGCCGGTCTGCACCCTGTCCTCCCTccgcccctcctgccccacagccTCAGCCTGGTGTTGTTCCTCAGCAACCAGCGGCAAGAAGCAGGTGGCCAAATCGAAGGAGGAGTTAGCTCAGGAAAAGAAGAAGGAGTTAGAGAGGCGGCTGCAGGACGTCAGTGGGCAGCTGAACAACAAGAAGCCAGCCAAGAAAGGTACCTGTCTGCGGGCCATGCTGCTCCCAGGCAGCGGGGTCTCCCGTCAGTCCCCACGCTGCTCTGTCCAGAGTGGAGTTCAGCAGAGGGGAACGGGCAGCAGACCCAGGCTGAGTTGCGGGTCCACCGCTCAGTGAGCCAGGTTTCCTTAGACAAAGCTCTTGACCTCCTGAAACCCTGCTTCCCTTGTCTGTAAACTGGGGACCACAACCCCAACCCAGCATGGAAGGCATGTGTGAAACCAGGGAAAAGGCTCTCTGGAAGGGCCCAGCTGTGGTCTTTCTGGGGCTGGGCCCCGTGGCTTGGGAGGGACTGGGGTCCCAGCCGTAGCGTCAGTGGGTCCTGGCCCCCGTCTGTGAGCGTCCTGGCTTCCCCAGGCAGTGACACTAGTTCCCTGCGCATTAGCCAGTATCATAGGGAGAGGAGACTAGCCGCCAAGCCTGCACTTTGTGGACTTCAGGGTCTTATTTTAGGTGAGCAGGGGATTTGGTTCCTTGCCTCCTTTCTCTGGAGCCAGTAAGAAAGGACAAATGCCTTTTTCCCGCCCAAGGATTGGGGGGCCCAGCTGGCAGCCAGAGTCCTCCGTCCTGGCAGTCACACACCAGGTGGGTGGCACAGCATGGCCAGGTCCTGCTTAATGGGGCAAGTAACCCCAAGCGCTGCACCGAGGGCTGGAGGGCCCCGCGATCGGCCCTGGGGAGAACAGCCTGGGTACTGCATCATCCCTGCCATGACTGGTGACTGTCTTTACATGGTCCGCCTCCCTACCCCCATCAGTTCCTCTGAGTAGATCGCTTTCAATGTCCCCAGGCTCTGACATACTTAGTCTTGCTGACTCCTGCACTGGTTTTACACGTGCTTCTGACACCCAGCGCGTGGgtctcctgcccccagccctccagTCTCCGCCAGCAGCACGCAGCAGTTCAGCTCTGACTGCGTCTAGCTGGAGTTGGCACAGACCACACAGGGGAAGGGCTCAGCCGCAAAGACTGTCCCGACCCAGGTGCCGGGGGCAGTCCAGGCCTCCCGCGCCTCTGACCGATGGGCTGTAATCAGGGCTTCCTGCAGCCCCAGTTCCATATCTGTTCTCAAGTTCAATAATTTGCTACAATAGTCCACAGAACTCAGAAACGCACTTTGCTTACTGTTACAGTTTCTGTTAAAGGACACAATTCAGAACAGGCAGATGGAAGAGATACACGGGGCAGGGTGTGAGGCAGCCAGACCTTGTAGGCCCTCTTCAGGTGCCTCCCTCCCCCGGCACCAACCCCGAAGCTCTCTGAATTGAGTTTTTGTAGGGCTCCATCTCCAATGCTCCTGTCCCTGGAGATTAGGGGTGGGAGGCTGTATTTCCCAGCCCCAATCACTTGGCCTGCCTGGTGACAGCCCCACCCTAAGTCACCCACTAGCATAAGCTCCGGTAAATAACAAGCCATTTTTATCAGGAGATTCCAAGGGCATTGGGCGCTCTGTGCCAGGGCCCAGGATGACCGAATGCGTTCTTACGCCTCCACAACCTCTttgatgcattcattcatttcaacaaatagttaatatttattaagcaaccGGGTCCAGGAACGGGTGGGTGGTGGGTGTGAGGAGGCCATGCGAAGCCTGGGAGGATGTGCGCTGCTGGCcggggggtggtgggggtgggagcgTGGGCGCCTCTCACCTGCCCATTTCCCGCAGAGAGGTCCGGCTCGGCGCCCGCGGGAGGGCCATCGCGGCTCAGCAGCAGCAGCTCCTCGGAGTCCGGCAGCAGCAGCTCCAGCGGGTCCAGCTCCGACAGCAGCGACTCCGAGTGAACCCTGTACTCAGAGCAGAGCGGCCAGCAAGTGTCCCTGCCGAGTACCCCTCCTTAATACACGACTTCGTTCCATGGCGTGCGggctttctttttaattcagtgtTATGGTATCTTCCAGTTTTTGCTTTAATAGGTCAAAGATCTCTTTTGTGTGTCCATTAGACTTTATGAGAAGGTGTGACTCTTCAAAGTCTTTGGTAACTGAGTTCAGTCGCTTGGAGATGACAATTTCAAATGCTGACCTGATAACCGTAGAAAAATGTCTAAGATAGGACCTGAAGGTTCTTGCAAAATCCCTCTTCTGATGCCCCACCTGGTCTGTAGCTCCAGAGAGTCTTTTCAGAGGAGTTTGCAAGCAGGAGTTGTTCTGTCACTGGGGCCCTGAGCCCTGAccctggcggcggcggcggagtcAGCCCCTCCTGCAGCACACAGGACAGACGTGCCTGGGagagctggggcagggcctgCGCGACGGCCCAGGCGGCTGCGCCTGGCGGTGGGGTGGCCGGCAGGGGCGTGTGGAATGGGGGGCACGTGGGCAGTTCTGATCTCCCTGGTGTCAGGAGCCCCTGGGAGGGGATACGGCGGCTGCGTGTGCAACTTGGTTTCCATACACTGAAACTTTTACCTcaacttagaaaaaaaagataaaaaaaaaaaaatagacacttTTTTGTAAGGTTCAGCAATTTTCTACGAAAGTCCAGCCCAATGTGTGTCCCCGACTTGTTTGCGCTGCCGCACACTCTGGAACCATTTCCCGAATTCATGTATATATGAAAACTTTATTTATTAACATcattggtcatttttttttaaaaaaaaaacaaaactgcaggagaaatgcattaaaaaaaataacagaaatgcagGCTTTTCAGTGGTTTGAAGGGGAGCCCCAGACCTGCCCAGACAAGGGCCTCTCCCCCGGGTGCTAGCTTCCTGTCACCTGCACCGGTGCTCAGCCTTGTCTGCACGCCCACCCTTCTCTGGGTTCCTTGGggttttgttctcttttgtgtaCGAACAGGTGTGGACTGCACatcctaattttttattttgtttagtctTTTGTATTCACTTCTGGTCTCTTTAggactattttaaaagaaatcaatttAGGGAACCCCAGTTATATAATATAAACTTTGTAATCTGAGAGAAAAAATGTATAGTAAATCTAAGTCttgatttttaactttctattgtaaaaaaataataataataataatatacagaGTTTAACTGAAggttctgttttggttttgttttttttccagaggctgCCATATGGCCTTTTGGGTGCAGGGTGCCCCACGCTGCCTGCCCAGGCTCTGAGCACTGTGGCTGTGGCCTAAAATGCGAGGGCTCAGCCTTCCAGGCCCCCACGGGGGCGCCCCTCACCTCCGTGCCTCCAGGAGCTGCGGCCGCACGGCCGTACAGTCTTCCAGCCGGCCGGAGGGCTCCCCCTGGCCTGGTTCCTCCCTCCAGGGCAGAGAAAGCCTCTGGCTCCAGGAGGGCTCCTCCCTGAAGACTCCACAGGGCTCCCTGCTCAAGCATTTTCCGGGTAGCACAGAAATGACCAAAACAGGGCATTGTCCCAGGCCTCCCTGTGAGGCCTTCAGTGAGGTGGGTGCTGGAGGTGGAGCCGGGGTGGCTGCCTTTTGCCGGGTGGGGGGGTTCCTGTGCCAGCACTGCTGGATGGGCAGTGGGACTAGTTGTAAGTTTCCTAATCGGTAGCAACTATAAGAAATCATAAAATTGATTGTGATCCCACCAACCCTTATAGTTATGGATACCCTTGATGGATACAGAATTCTGGTGAGGCAGTGCTGGCGGATTACCATTTTTCTTACTGCTGGTGATTCTGACACTTGGTGAGTTTTGAGCCAGTTTGTTAAACTTTTAATTAAgttttgtttataataaaaatatctgtggATTTTAAACTTGCCATTTTTTAAAGGTACCCTTGGTTTTCAAAGGTGTTTTCTAAACAGATCTTTAATGAAGTATTTAAATTATGACTTTAAGGAATTAATACATTATAGAATCAACAGGTCTTAGAGCAGGATCACATTGGCAAGTCCAGCCGTGCACATCTGGGAGAGAAACACCCGAGTCGCGGGTGCCTGGACGTGCGTGTGGACGTGCGTGGAACACCTCTCCAGCTGTGAGACAGGGAAGGGTTACCTGTGTGAGCTgctcagggtgggggcaggggacatCTGGCCCTGGAGTCTAGCAGGCGGGAGCGTTTCAGAGCTTGTCACGACCCACTGGCTCCCTGTGACACGTGGATTCTCAAACCAGCTTTGCTCTGTTCACCCAGGAAGGATCGGTCACTGGTCTGGCAGCTCACCGAGGGCTGCCGTCCATACTGAGCAGGGTTCCTGGGTGCTGCGGCTTCTCAGGCTTTCTGTCCAGACTTCAGAGCTGGTTTCAGAGTTCTGAGGGAACCTCCTCAGCCCCCTCGAGGTCAGCCGGCAGGGTTTgccatttccatttctctgtcccGGGAGGACCGCAGTTGGACAGGCAGAGTTGGTGCAGTGCCGAGAACTGCAGGGCAACCTTTCGGGTGCTTTTTTCAAGGGGAAAGGAACAGTGCGTTAAGCAGGTTGGTCAGTTAAGTGGGTGTGAGCCCCTGAGGCTGAGGGGGCAGGCTTCGGGTGCTCACTGAATTCCAGAGACCCTCGCTCATGCTGTGTGGTGTTATCTTGCTTACAAACTGTTaagatgcattttctttttctttttgttcttttgcaaCATTCACGTCTTTTACAGTTGTTTGGGAAAAAACACCACCCATGATAAAGGATTTGTTATATCCAGTGTAGCGCTGTTCCTTAATACTGGCATAACACTTCcaggaagttttcttttttatatttaaaatgttacttttctgTATGATGTGCATGCAAGTTTACCGTAACTTTTCTTAAACTTTTTAGTGCCGTTTCTAGTATATTCCTGTAAATGTCAGTTACTGAAAATGAGTCCAATGTAAGTAGTTTTAGCTTGTTTATTGCAATGCTGGCCTCAACACAACAGAATAAAAATGGTAGAAAGTACTCTTTGATGTTTCTGGTAATCATGGACCCTTCTCCTgggcatttgttttgttttcataataaaaggaaaaacccAACCAAACACGGAGGTGCCTGTGTGCCTATTCCTGCGCTCCCTGGGCAGCCCCACCTCCGTCCGCTTGTGATGTCTGCGCCCGCCCGGAGGCTGCTCCCCGCACTTCCCTCGCTGGCGCACAGTGGCTGGCCAGGGGGTGAGCTCCTCGTTCTCCACATCCCATAGCTCCTGGCTGAAATACCCAAAGCAGCCAAACGGGGATTTAAAAATCTGCTTCAGTAGCTCTGGCCTTAGCCTGGACTGGGAGGCACCCAGATTTGGGGAGCGTCATTTTGTGCTTCACTAAGAATGTGAGTCCCTTCTTCTCAGTTAATTAGCTTTCTGAGAACAGACCACCCTCTTCATGGATGTGCCGGCCTTCACTCAGTCACCAGTCCTCCAGGCAAAGCCTCCTACCCATTCCTCGGTCTGCACTGAAGTGGTATCCGAGGCGATAAGCATCCTGTCCAGCTGGCCAAATGGGACATTTCCCTGAAACCACCCTGGGCTAGCATTTACATGCTGAGGTTTCTACCACCCTGTGCAGAGCCTGACACAGTAGTGGCTTCAGGGGAGAAAGAATGAGGTGTCAAGACAAGTGAGAGTTGACACCATTTGCAGAACAGTCACGGCTATTCAAGCCAGGCCTAGCAGAGACTTCCTGGGAAAAAGTTTGCGATGGCCCAGGTCCAGGCCTGATGACAGCCCACCACTTGGCACAAGTCACCCTAGTCCGGACTCTTACCCCTGTCATTTAGACTTCCCCAGGGACAGGGATTGGGCTCTGTCCATCTCAGTGTTCCCAGCCCCAGTGGGGGAGGTCCACTCCCCAGGCTTCCTTCAGGCAGATGGTGTTTCTGAACACTGTAAGCAGCTTAGTGTCAGCTGTCATGAATGGCCAGGTCACCTGCCTGCCTGGACCTGTGCAGACACAGCTGTGGCCAGTGCTCATGCTTGCAGGCGCTGCCTCCGCTGAGGGCCGACCCCACCACTGCCTGTCCTTAGGTTAATGGGGTGTGGTGAGCATGCGGCACAGGCTTTCCAGAGAACTCTGCAGTTTGCTTTCTTCCCAGGCAGGACTTAAACTGGAGAACTACAAAGATGTTGACGGCCTATGTCCTGGGCCTGGTTGGACTAGCCCTACTGCAGAGGGCTTTCTCCGTGGAGATGGCCAGGTTTCTTTCTTCAACTCCGGGAGGTGATTCAGGCAGTCTTGACTTAAGCCTCCCCACCTGAGACAGTGAGCAGGCTGAGGCCGCAGCAGCAAGCACCAGGCCTCCAGCTGGATGTGTGATGGGGTGGGGTACAGTCTggcccagcagttccactccaaGGATGATGTTTGCCAGCAAGCTGCATACCTGCGAGAACCATGGTGAGACACACTCAGGACACGCTGTGCACAGCGGCAGCAGGAACCATCTCTGCCTGCTGTGGACACACAGGTGTACTGCTAGCCATTCCTTCAAAATGCGCTGTAAATTCCCTGTCTGTACAGAGCAAGAAAAAATGACAGAACAAGATGCATGGTGCAGGACGCTGCCTCAGAACCATGTGACTGCACACACCTGCGCCAAGCTGTGGCCCGTGGTCTCGGGAGGCCACGTTTGCTTTGTGCATTTCTGTGTTGGGGCTTTTAGCCATCATGAGATCCTACtgttgtaaaaaaacaaaaaaaccctgaaaaccaAGTTAAGATAGGAATGAACACACAAGAcggtgaggaaggaaggagagcccCAAAGgacaaataaatatagaaaagaaatcaGCTTTGACAAAAGACACATGTTTGCACAGCCACACAGGCTTTATATAAAGCAGACAGCAAATAAAATGACTCCTAAAAACTGCCCCCAGGAGGGCTGGGGCTGCCTGTGTGCAGTACTGACCAACATGCCTCAGGCACACGGGTACAGGGAGCTGCGGCCGGCCGTGGAGCAGAGCGCGGCTGAAATGCCAGCTGagcacctgcttatttcagccaCGTGACTAAATCTGAACTGACTAAACAACTGTAGAACTTAATTTTTGGTTTCCTTAATGTTTTTTGGATGCACTGGCCCACAAGCCTTCAAGTATTTGGAAGCCAGTGAAGAAGACGCCGTGATGCACTGGTCGAGGATCATTTTGGTCAGCAGACAAGAAGTGCAGGGGCAGGAGGTTCCTGTCGCAGAGCCGCGGCCGCCGCCATTTAGGTTAAATCCATCCCGGTCCTGCACATggactttcaaaaatatatgatgTCAATCTCCACCTTTTTCAAGATCTGACTCATTCTTTACGGGGCAGAAGTGAATACTAAAAACCCCTACAAACACTTGAAATGGTTGTTTGTATGGGGTGTCTCTCTCGCTTGGGAGAACAGAGCAGCAGCATCTGCCGGTGCCCAGCTGGGCTGTGTCCATGGGGCCTGGCGGGACAGAATCCAGAGGCTAAGCCGTGCGACAGAGCTGGGGAGCCGTCGTCAGAATTCTTTGGTTCCCACCCCACAGCCTGTTCACATTCCCTGTGCAGAATCTCCCAGAATCAACAGGAAAGCTGGAAACAGTCATATTCCTCACAGCGCAGCACCTGGCCTGTGGTTTTCATGCTGGAATTACATAATTGTGCAGAACTTGGACTGGCCCGTGTCCCGCGAGACCCCAAGCTTGTTTCTGTCCCGGACTAGGATGGCCTCGTTTCCGTACTGTGAGTACCACGCACTCCGGCTCCTGCTCAGGTACGTCCCGGGGGGCGCAGACTCCAGCTTCAGCTGCTGCCGTTGCCAGATGAACAGGGAGGTGTCCCTGTACCGCTGCCGGGCGTGGCCTTCAGACAGCGCTTTCTCTGCCAGAGGGACGCGGCCACTCATCCCTGGCCCCGCCTCCCCTCCGGGGCCTGCGCACGAGGCCCCCCCCAGACAGTCCTGTGTGGGCAGCTGCTGACGGCTTTGCACTAAGTGCACTAATTACGATTTTCAGCAGTTGGGTCTGGGGATCCCTTATTGAACTGAATAACAGAAATGAGTTCAGGCCATTTGTAGGCAACACCCTTAGGAGGGCTGCGTTGCAGGGAGACTTGAGGAGCCCGTGAGCATTGTGAGTAGACTACCAAAGTACCACATGTGAGATGGCACGTGGCTCAGTGGCACCTTGGCCACAGCTCTTCCCGGTGACTGCTGCGTGCACCCACCTCGGGGACTTGTCAGGTGTCTACTGCGATTCGGATGCCATGGCTGGGACTGCTTAACTTGAGACGTGCCTGGTGTCCTGAATGAAAGGACATTGTACAACTCGATGGAAATTCGGGGCCTTGGGGCCGGCGATGCTCAGTGCTGCTTTTCTGGCCCGTCGTCAGCGCTTCCCCAGGGTAGTGCTACAAAGGAAGCGACAAGAAGGACCCGTGGCGATGGTAGGTTTTACGGCACAGAGTTTTTAACTCCTCGGCTCAAAGCCTTCACCAGGCTACGTGACACATTTCGGCATTTCCCTCACCCCCTGGTGACTGAGCCTGGGTGTAAGAAACGGACCCGCCCTCTCCCAGTTCCTTTAGTACCTGGCGGCGGTGACGCAGGGGGACCGGCCGCCCGTGTCTGCGTGGAAGTCCCAAGAACTTGAAAGGGCACAGGGTTCCGGGGGCCGTCCGGACGCGCCCCTGCGCTGGGCGGCGCGCGCCTAGGCTGCCCATGCGGGGACGGCCTGGTGCTCACCGGCCGCCGGCGCCTTCTTTCTGCTCCGCGCATCCGGGAGGCCCCTGGACCAGAAGGAAAACTGACGTCAGGAGAAAACCAAACCGGGACGCATCCACCATCCTCCCCCTCGAACGCTTTCCCGCCAGGCAGACTCAGTTTCCCTGCTGCACGAGACCCCCCTGCCCCTCCGCGCCTCGGACGCCCTGCACGGCCCGTCCCCAGTGCACCCCCCCCACCCGCCTGACCGGCCCCACGGTTGGTCCCGTGGCCGGGCCCGCGCCCCCATCCCCCCCGCATCCCAACCACGGCCTGCGCCCCCGTCGTCCCCATCGCCATCGCATCACCCCGAGTCGCCGTGCGTCCCCATCGCCCCCGCTCTCCGTTACCCCCAAGCCCCCCGCGGCCGCGCCCCAATCACGGCCGTGGGCCCCAGCGACAGGCGGGCGGCCGAGCGGGGCGCGCTCAGGCCGGGTCAGCGTCTCCATGGCAGCGCCGCAGGCGTGCGAGCCGAGCGCCGAGGACGGGACGGCCGGCGTGACGAGCCGGAGCCATCGATCGCCCCGCGGGGGCGGGGCCTCCGTCGTGGGGCGGGGCAGCCGAGCGGCCGCGTGGTTGCGCTCCGCCCTTCCTGGGTCCTGCAGTCCTACTGCTGGTGGTATTGTGTTGCTGCGTGGGTGCGTGCGCGCTGCCCGTGCTGTGCCTCACTCCCGCTATTCGATGCACCTGTTTTAATAATTCAGCGTTGCCCGGGCACGTTCAGAAACGGGTCTCTAATTCACCCACGTCAGCAGCGGGCCGCGCCCCATCCTGCCCTTGAAGAGCAGGTCTGTTTTCCTCTTGCCCCACTTCAACCCTTACTCCCAAAATACTTTCACTTGGTGTCTGCCCTTTGCCTTACTGAAGTTTCATTTTACTGTTTCCCccaacagtaatttaaaaaaccgTGGAAGTGGTCATCCACAGAACAGCTTAAATGCACGCTCTTCCCAAGGACACAGAACATTTATAGAAACTGGCTGCGCGCCAGACCATAAATCAGTTTCAACACATTTCCAAAGTATTTATATCGTACATGAATAGGGTCACAATAAAATCGCctataaaacaacagtaaaaagacAACTAGAAGAAAACCCCATTATACTTGatcatcaataaatatatttctaaatttttcatgGGTCAAAGAGGACTTCAGATAcagagtttaaaatattttaacggAATGATGATAAAAATACAGCACATCAAAACTTGGGGGATGTTGTTtgacttgccaatgggtttcagccctgagcaagtttgctatggattcagtgtgaccaaagaaatgacagtagaatgttctgggagtgaaagggtttattaccctgctCATTCTCCTGGCGGTAGACTACCTCCGCCcggagcactgggcggagctctctatatagcgccagaatagcttattgcctacgggtgtggaagcaataTCCTAGGAACAGGCCAATTAtgtcatcaagtggttgaagttaaGTGAAGATCCTGAcaataggaaccccaacttccccacactgttAAAACCATGCCTGTCGGTAGCCGATAGCCTTAAATGCACTTACTAAAAACATAAtcttacctgagggtttcagACCCCTgaaagttcactatgaattctgtgagacagagaaatgatgtggataaaatgaaggttcctgtggcctggGTTCTCccgccctggttggctagctcactacacgcgtgtgggcaatgcatcattattgactctctataaagagcCCTGCATTGCCCAGttctctgggcgacatggtgtcatggctgcaaggctgcaggagagcagagcagaggttggagtggtggcagcgccaaggacagaggcctggaggcagagaccagcttt
It encodes the following:
- the BRD3OS gene encoding putative uncharacterized protein BRD3OS, which gives rise to MSGRVPLAEKALSEGHARQRYRDTSLFIWQRQQLKLESAPPGTYLSRSRSAWYSQYGNEAILVRDRNKLGVSRDTGQSKFCTIM